In Equus caballus isolate H_3958 breed thoroughbred chromosome 7, TB-T2T, whole genome shotgun sequence, one DNA window encodes the following:
- the OR8A10 gene encoding olfactory receptor family 8 subfamily A member 10: MHRGNHSSVTEFILEGLTDQPGLRLPLFFLFLFIYMVSIVGNFSLVFLIRISSQLHTPMYYFLSNLSFIDLCLSSVIIPKMLVNFISEKNFTSLPECMAQLFFFCFFGIGDSYMLTVMAYDRYVAICNPLLYNVTMSRRVCFLLVMSVYIVGAIGALVHASYIASRSFCGTNIIHHYFCDILPLLNISCSRDYTKELLVMILVGFNVFACALAIFISYAFILSSIMCIRSGEGRSKAVSTCSSHLAAVGVFYGSIIFMYFKPSTSDTTQEKVSSVFYTTVIPMLNPLIYSLRNKDVKESLKKLCMVGYFLNMCRKQHF; encoded by the coding sequence ATGCATAGAGGAAATCATTCTTCAGTAACTGAGTTTATCCTTGAGGGGTTAACAGATCAGCCAGGACTCCggctccctcttttcttcctgtttttatttatctacaTGGTCTCCATAGTGGGAAACTTCAGTTTAGTCTTTTTAATCAGGATCAGTTCTCAGCTTCACACTCCCATGTATTATTTTCTCAGTAATTTATCTTTCATAGatctctgcctctcctctgtcATAATTCCCAAGATGTTGGTGAACTTCATATCAGAGAAGAATTTCACCTCCCTTCCTGAGTGCATGGCCCagctctttttcttctgcttctttggtATTGGTGACTCTTACATGCTGACAGTCATGGCATATGATCGTTATGTTGCCATCTGTAACCCCTTGCTCTACAATGTCACCATGTCCCGCAGAGTTTGTTTTCTACTGGTCATGAGTGTGTATATAGTAGGGGCCATTGGAGCCTTGGTTCATGCCAGCTACATAGCTAGTCGCTCTTTCTGTGGAACTAATATCATTCACCATTACTTCTGTGACATCCTTCCTCTTCTGAATATATCTTGCTCAAGAGACTACACAAAGGAACTTCTGGTGATGATTTTGGTTGGATTCAATGTATTTGCATGTGCTTTAGCCATCTTCATCTCTTATGCCTTCATCCTTTCCAGCATCATGTGCATCCGCTCAGGTGAAGGCAGGTCCAAAGCTGTCAGTACATGCAGCTCCCACCTTGCAGCTGTTGGGGTCTTCTATGGCTCCAtcatctttatgtattttaaaccATCTACCAGTGACACAACACAGGAGAAGGTGTCCTCTGTGTTTTACACCACCGTGATTCCCATGCTTAACCCCCTTATCTACAGCCTTAGGAACAAGGATGTCAAAGAATCTCTAAAAAAGTTATGTATGGTGGGATACTTTCTGAATATGTGTAGAAAacagcacttttaa
- the OR8B1AA gene encoding olfactory receptor family 8 subfamily B member 1AA, whose amino-acid sequence MARGNGSFITQFILVGLTDQPDLKLPLFFLFLVMYIVTVLGNMGLITIIGLNSYLHTPMYFFLFNLSFIDLFYSSTFTPKMLVNFIFKQNIISYMGCMTQLYFFCFFSISECYVLTSMAYDRYVAIRKPLLYSVVMSPKVCSSLMLGSYFMAFSGATAHTGCMLRLTFCDANTINHYLCDIFPLLQLSCTSTYVNELEVFIVGGINVIVPSVAIFVSYGFILSSILHISSTEGRSKAFGTCSSHIIAVSLFFGSAAFMYLKPSSAVSMGEGKISSVFYTNTVPLMNPLIYSLRNKDVKIALRKTLSMRRF is encoded by the coding sequence ATGGCTCGTGGAAATGGCTCTTTCATTACTCAATTCATTTTGGTGGGATTAACAGATCAACCAGATCTCAAGCTCCCTCTGTTCTTCTTATTTCTAGTAATGTATATTGTCACTGTGTTGGGAAATATGGGTTTGATAACTATAATTGGGCTGAATTCATACCTACACACGcccatgtattttttcctttttaatttatctttcatagatttattttattcttctaccTTTACACCCAAAATGCTAGTTAACTTCATATTTAAGCAGAATATTATCTCCTACATGGGTTGCATGACACAGCtttactttttctgcttttttagtATTTCTGAATGCTATGTGCTGACATCAATGGCCtatgatcgctatgtggccatccGTAAACCACTTTTGTATAGCGTTGTCATGTCCCCTAAAGTGTGTTCCAGCCTTATGCTTGGTTCATATTTTATGGCATTTTCTGGTGCCACGGCCCACACTGGATGTATGCTGAGACTGACCTTCTGTGATGCAAATACCATCAACCATTATTTGTGTGACatcttccctctgctccagctctcGTGCACGAGCACCTACGTCAATGAGCTGGAAGTTTTCATTGTGGGGGGCATCAATGTCATTGTGCCCAGTGTCGCCATTTTTGTCTCTTACGGTTTCATCCTCTCCAGCATCCTCCACATCAGTTCCACAGAGGGCAGGTCCAAAGCATTCGGTACCTGCAGTTCCCACATTATtgctgtttctctcttctttggatCAGCTGCATTTATGTATCTCAAACCATCTTCTGCTGTGTCTATGGGTGAGGGAAAAATCTCTTCTGTCTTTTACACCAATACAGTTCCCTTGATGAATCCCTTAATTTATAGTTTGAGGAACAAAGATGTCAAAATTGCTCTGAGAAAAACCCTCAGTATGAGGAGGTTTTAA